Proteins encoded together in one Flavobacteriales bacterium window:
- a CDS encoding Eco57I restriction-modification methylase domain-containing protein gives MRAEYSSISKAVRTLQQLRPTEAEFTRFKERLAHYITEVERVRKTSSSGALEELEKGLLQDFLKDTFYTKHPVQPKPYQGNTGADLTIRSHGHDNTLVLIECKSGTNTTEMVTQENLLAKAFLECVVYYGFEKEQQQNDHIKHVVVTNSRDWFVFDAVEFRAATWDKAAVRDAFKQWRKGNLDSSSTAHLHVRLKEVLTHTEATLHGTTFDLWSYRKFLKRDDEEATRELLKLWRFFHPAHLLKEGAGNDSNALNKNFYHELLYILGLREVKDKGRKLITRLPENERHPGALIEHTMQRLDRDGALSNVADLETYGDTKEDQLFNVGMELCITWLNRVLFLKLLEAQLLRFHNGDRRYAFLSPDTLKEFDQFHALFFDVMAVERDKREPDVRKTYAHIPYLNSSLFEPTTLERQALQINQLKNNLTLPLYGRTVLVEERLGGMEPTAQEYLLRFLQAYDFGSEQGEGPKADNRPLITASVLGLIFEKINGYRDGSFYTPGYITMYMCRETIRRTVLDRFNEGREQPFSSWAALANYCENQVEPAAIAAGEAVVDALRICDPAVGSGHFLVSALNELIAIKSELRVLTDTQGKRLSGWHVEVVNDELVVTDRDTSDAYQYTVPPEGRPLAPEKQRVQSALFEQKRKLIENGLFGVDINANSVKICRLRLWIELLKNAYYTEAGGTRELRTLPNIDINIKQGNSVLQRYSLKSGIENVLGRSRYTVEEYQGFVSDYQEATDREQRRGFQKIIEQIEQGFTKNIASKDPRQLELGKLAARYQELTGGLFGGGYSTDKAKAKAEAERQKLEQRMGKLTEALEAEKAGLNHKLAFDWRYRFPQVLNSSTGDFRGFDVILGNPPYIRQEEITAYKHHLRDFRTFTSTADLFVYFMELGHELLAPGGYFCYIVANKWMRAGYGEKLRNYLGEHTLVQLVDFGDLPVFEEATTYPCILLCRRGPAPVGHSVHAIAMPELRTDDLAPYVQANALHIPQRTLVRNEYRIANESSSAVLDKIREAGVPLGQYLNGKVYWGIKTGYNKAFVIDAATKDRLIAADARSAEVIKPFVVGSDVKRYGQAAANRYLIFTRRGIDINEYPAIQEHLIQHRTELEPRPAEWKGKTAEWPGRKPGPYKWYEIQDNVDYYKLMEVPKILYPDIAPSPQFQLALDGSYCGNTCYFIPTGEKALLGVLNSKVFAYYYASVSTVMRGGYFRFFSQYVEAAPIPPMSEEVRTKLDALVTRRIAGDASAEAEIDAVVYGLYGLGEDEVRVVEGK, from the coding sequence ATGCGTGCCGAATATTCCAGCATATCCAAAGCCGTCCGCACCCTCCAGCAGTTGCGTCCCACGGAGGCCGAGTTCACCCGCTTCAAGGAGCGCCTGGCCCACTACATCACCGAAGTGGAGCGCGTGCGCAAGACCAGCAGCAGCGGTGCTCTGGAAGAACTGGAAAAGGGATTGCTCCAGGACTTCCTGAAGGATACCTTCTACACCAAGCACCCCGTGCAGCCCAAGCCCTACCAGGGCAATACCGGGGCCGACCTCACCATCCGCAGCCACGGGCACGACAATACCCTGGTGCTGATCGAATGCAAGAGCGGCACCAACACCACCGAGATGGTGACGCAGGAGAACCTGCTCGCCAAGGCTTTTCTGGAATGTGTGGTGTACTACGGATTTGAGAAGGAACAGCAGCAGAACGACCACATCAAGCATGTGGTGGTGACCAACAGCCGCGATTGGTTCGTGTTCGATGCCGTGGAGTTCCGGGCGGCCACCTGGGACAAGGCCGCCGTGCGCGATGCCTTCAAGCAATGGCGCAAGGGCAACCTGGACAGCAGCAGCACGGCCCATCTGCATGTCCGGCTGAAGGAGGTGCTCACCCACACCGAGGCCACGCTCCACGGCACCACCTTCGATCTGTGGAGCTACCGCAAATTCCTGAAACGCGATGATGAGGAGGCCACCCGCGAACTGCTGAAGCTGTGGCGCTTCTTCCACCCGGCGCACCTGCTGAAGGAAGGCGCGGGCAACGACAGCAACGCCCTCAACAAGAACTTCTACCACGAGCTGCTCTACATCCTCGGCTTGCGCGAGGTGAAGGACAAGGGCCGCAAGCTCATCACCCGCCTGCCGGAGAACGAACGACACCCCGGCGCCCTCATCGAGCATACCATGCAGCGGCTGGACCGGGACGGTGCGCTGAGCAACGTGGCCGATCTGGAGACCTACGGCGACACCAAGGAGGACCAGCTTTTCAACGTGGGCATGGAGCTGTGCATCACGTGGCTCAACCGCGTGCTCTTCCTTAAACTGCTGGAAGCGCAGCTGCTCCGCTTTCACAATGGCGACCGGCGCTATGCCTTCCTCTCACCGGACACGCTGAAGGAGTTCGACCAGTTCCATGCGCTCTTCTTTGATGTGATGGCCGTGGAGCGCGACAAGCGCGAACCGGACGTGCGCAAGACCTACGCCCACATCCCCTACCTGAACAGTTCGCTCTTTGAGCCCACCACCTTGGAGCGGCAGGCGCTGCAGATCAACCAGCTGAAGAACAACCTGACCCTGCCGCTCTACGGGCGCACGGTGTTGGTGGAGGAACGCTTGGGCGGCATGGAGCCCACCGCACAGGAATACCTGTTGCGCTTTCTGCAGGCCTACGATTTCGGCAGCGAACAGGGCGAAGGCCCCAAGGCCGACAACCGGCCGCTGATCACCGCCAGTGTGCTCGGCCTCATCTTCGAGAAGATCAACGGCTACCGCGATGGCAGCTTCTACACGCCCGGCTACATCACCATGTACATGTGCCGGGAGACCATCCGGCGGACCGTGCTGGACCGTTTCAATGAAGGGCGCGAACAGCCCTTCAGCAGCTGGGCTGCCTTGGCGAACTATTGCGAGAACCAAGTGGAACCCGCCGCCATTGCCGCCGGCGAGGCCGTGGTGGATGCCCTGCGCATCTGCGACCCCGCCGTTGGAAGCGGTCACTTCCTGGTAAGCGCGCTCAATGAACTGATCGCCATCAAGAGCGAACTGCGGGTGCTGACCGATACCCAAGGCAAGCGCCTGAGCGGCTGGCATGTGGAGGTGGTGAACGATGAACTGGTGGTGACCGACCGCGACACCAGCGACGCCTACCAGTACACCGTGCCGCCCGAGGGCAGACCCTTGGCGCCCGAGAAACAACGCGTGCAAAGTGCCCTCTTCGAGCAGAAGCGCAAGCTGATCGAGAACGGCCTGTTCGGGGTGGACATCAACGCCAACAGCGTGAAGATCTGCCGCCTGCGCCTGTGGATCGAACTGCTGAAGAACGCCTACTACACCGAGGCGGGCGGTACCCGTGAACTGCGCACCCTGCCCAACATCGACATCAACATCAAGCAGGGCAACAGCGTGCTGCAACGCTACAGCCTGAAGTCCGGTATAGAGAACGTGTTGGGGCGCAGCCGCTACACCGTGGAAGAATACCAAGGCTTCGTGTCCGATTACCAGGAGGCCACGGACCGCGAACAACGGCGTGGGTTCCAGAAGATCATTGAGCAGATCGAACAGGGCTTTACCAAGAACATTGCTAGCAAGGACCCGCGTCAGTTGGAGCTTGGCAAACTGGCCGCGCGCTACCAAGAGCTTACCGGCGGCTTGTTCGGTGGCGGCTACAGCACCGATAAGGCCAAGGCAAAAGCGGAAGCCGAACGCCAGAAGCTGGAGCAGCGCATGGGCAAGCTCACCGAAGCACTGGAGGCCGAGAAGGCGGGCCTCAACCACAAGCTGGCCTTCGATTGGCGCTACCGTTTCCCGCAGGTGCTCAACTCAAGCACCGGCGATTTCCGGGGCTTCGATGTCATCCTCGGCAACCCGCCCTACATCCGGCAAGAGGAGATCACCGCCTACAAGCACCACCTGCGCGACTTCCGCACCTTCACCAGCACGGCCGACCTTTTTGTGTACTTCATGGAGCTGGGCCACGAACTACTGGCGCCGGGCGGCTACTTCTGCTACATCGTGGCCAACAAGTGGATGCGCGCGGGCTACGGCGAAAAGCTGCGCAACTACCTGGGCGAACATACGCTGGTGCAACTGGTGGACTTCGGCGACCTGCCCGTTTTCGAGGAAGCCACCACCTACCCCTGCATCCTACTCTGCCGTCGCGGCCCCGCACCGGTGGGCCATAGCGTGCACGCCATCGCCATGCCCGAACTGCGCACGGATGACCTTGCCCCTTACGTGCAGGCCAACGCCCTGCACATACCCCAGCGCACGCTGGTGCGCAACGAGTACCGCATTGCCAACGAGAGCAGCAGCGCCGTGCTGGACAAGATCCGCGAGGCGGGTGTGCCTTTGGGGCAATATCTCAACGGCAAGGTCTACTGGGGCATCAAGACCGGCTACAACAAGGCCTTTGTGATCGATGCCGCCACGAAGGACCGGCTGATTGCGGCGGACGCGCGGAGCGCGGAGGTGATCAAGCCGTTTGTTGTAGGATCTGATGTGAAGCGCTACGGCCAAGCAGCAGCGAACCGTTATCTGATCTTCACACGAAGGGGCATTGACATCAACGAGTATCCGGCCATTCAGGAACACCTGATACAGCACAGGACCGAATTGGAGCCTCGACCTGCCGAATGGAAGGGCAAGACGGCTGAGTGGCCAGGAAGGAAACCAGGCCCATACAAGTGGTATGAGATACAGGACAACGTAGACTACTACAAGCTAATGGAGGTGCCGAAGATCCTCTACCCCGATATTGCACCCAGCCCCCAGTTCCAACTCGCTCTCGATGGTTCGTATTGCGGCAATACCTGCTACTTCATACCAACCGGGGAAAAGGCGCTGCTTGGTGTCTTGAACAGCAAAGTGTTCGCCTACTACTACGCTTCAGTAAGCACGGTGATGCGTGGCGGATACTTCCGGTTCTTCAGCCAGTACGTCGAAGCTGCACCAATACCACCGATGAGCGAGGAGGTAAGGACCAAGCTCGATGCATTGGTCACACGCCGCATAGCCGGTGATGCCAGCGCGGAGGCGGAGATCGATGCGGTGGTGTATGGGTTGTATGGGTTGGGGGAGGATGAGGTGAGGGTTGTGGAGGGGAAGTGA